In Brevibacillus brevis NBRC 100599, a single genomic region encodes these proteins:
- a CDS encoding M56 family metallopeptidase, producing MLCDIFLWVFDATIGASLVASMVIAIKKIFHHRISARLHHALWLIVLIRLLFPFLPNSSVSIFNIWQLGVDSIKNAVSPHSPVANDASQKEREQNSKQINSPQNDKTKQPENQKLLDPSISNPIKIDPDPVEDTHTLGVKIAAIVWLIGCISLLGFMCAYLLRTRRRMSSLKIVTDPQVISIMDDCRKRFGITKPIPIYSGSYRKSPHIAGLIHPWIYCPEEICKESNASALTHVFSHELAHYKRKDIAWNLLGLLALAIHWMNPFIWMCVKQMKADRELACDAYVLNVLGEAESVPYGMTIIQFLQRFSTNRQQLHLLPFTEANNRNQMIRRIQMIKSFKTGSYKLSVAAVLSVALMSSVTLTNAAVKVESTVKPVASDQATTEQEARFLFDSDERAYDRLSKGIQTTGFAFKVPDVLAMDYEFKGMYIDQKKLRTNKETHVYIEFSKKDPSSEFVRFSASSGLHGLEAAYKKIVDEQTKGYGEQKIEKQNLKVQALDVMKVTFIGADNNINSVYYLWQDNGIQYSLNSFASDLQEDIVKIISNVKYPDQAMKERYVGYSVYVMGLYDTEDVQHGSKAIGFTPKFPLELPGQFKGTAADISSKVNFSMPANEKDYKTMYLGIYYDVAEKNKRLNGENRISFDQIKDTKIYEDMKKNGNVAFYQSMDEAYKVKVNMLKIAGNEVFKTEKYKRYGEASTAADPTLISYFWRENDVCFKVTFTDGVSNEEEIVSYLMSQKAVDFQNLK from the coding sequence ATGCTATGTGATATTTTTTTATGGGTTTTTGATGCCACCATTGGAGCTAGCCTCGTCGCTTCCATGGTGATAGCCATCAAGAAAATCTTTCATCACCGGATAAGCGCTCGGCTTCACCACGCGCTTTGGCTGATTGTGTTAATACGGCTTCTGTTTCCTTTTCTCCCAAACAGTTCGGTAAGCATCTTCAATATCTGGCAACTAGGTGTAGACAGCATAAAAAATGCTGTTTCCCCCCACTCCCCTGTTGCGAATGACGCGTCACAAAAAGAGAGAGAGCAAAACAGCAAACAAATAAACTCACCTCAAAATGATAAGACAAAACAGCCAGAAAATCAAAAACTTCTGGATCCCTCCATATCCAACCCAATCAAGATCGATCCAGACCCTGTCGAGGACACTCACACCCTTGGCGTAAAAATAGCAGCCATCGTCTGGCTAATCGGATGTATTTCCCTGCTTGGATTTATGTGTGCCTACCTGTTGCGGACCAGACGCAGAATGAGCAGCCTCAAAATCGTGACAGACCCGCAAGTCATTTCCATCATGGATGATTGCCGAAAAAGATTTGGCATCACCAAACCAATCCCTATCTATTCAGGAAGCTATAGAAAAAGCCCACATATCGCCGGGTTGATCCATCCATGGATTTACTGTCCCGAAGAGATATGCAAGGAATCGAACGCCTCTGCGCTTACCCACGTCTTCTCCCACGAGCTTGCCCACTACAAAAGAAAAGACATCGCGTGGAACCTACTGGGTCTACTTGCTCTGGCCATTCACTGGATGAACCCTTTTATTTGGATGTGTGTAAAACAGATGAAGGCCGACCGGGAGCTTGCGTGTGACGCTTATGTGTTGAACGTTCTGGGTGAAGCTGAGTCTGTGCCCTACGGGATGACGATTATTCAATTTTTGCAGCGTTTTTCTACCAACCGCCAGCAGCTTCACTTGCTTCCCTTTACCGAAGCAAATAACAGGAATCAAATGATAAGGAGAATTCAGATGATAAAAAGCTTTAAAACAGGATCTTACAAACTTTCGGTTGCTGCCGTTTTGAGCGTAGCTTTGATGAGTTCGGTGACCCTTACGAATGCCGCAGTGAAGGTAGAGAGTACCGTCAAGCCAGTCGCTTCCGATCAGGCTACTACAGAGCAAGAGGCTAGATTTTTGTTTGACTCAGATGAGCGAGCATACGACCGTTTGTCAAAAGGAATACAGACAACTGGTTTTGCCTTTAAAGTTCCTGATGTGCTTGCTATGGACTATGAGTTTAAAGGGATGTATATCGATCAGAAAAAGTTGCGTACCAATAAAGAAACTCACGTTTATATTGAATTTAGCAAAAAAGATCCCTCATCTGAATTTGTGCGTTTTTCTGCAAGTAGCGGACTACATGGATTGGAGGCGGCTTACAAAAAAATCGTGGATGAACAAACAAAGGGATATGGGGAACAAAAAATAGAGAAGCAAAATTTGAAGGTCCAAGCGCTAGATGTAATGAAAGTGACTTTTATTGGCGCAGATAACAACATTAACTCCGTTTACTATCTATGGCAAGATAACGGAATACAGTATAGCCTTAATAGTTTCGCAAGCGATCTTCAAGAAGACATTGTGAAAATAATCTCGAATGTGAAATACCCGGATCAAGCGATGAAAGAACGCTATGTAGGCTATTCCGTTTACGTCATGGGCTTATATGATACGGAAGATGTACAGCATGGCTCAAAAGCAATAGGGTTTACTCCCAAATTTCCTTTGGAACTGCCGGGACAGTTCAAAGGTACAGCAGCAGATATAAGCTCAAAGGTAAATTTCAGCATGCCTGCAAATGAGAAGGATTATAAGACCATGTACCTTGGGATTTACTACGATGTTGCTGAGAAAAACAAAAGATTGAACGGGGAAAATAGAATCTCATTTGATCAAATTAAAGACACGAAAATATACGAAGATATGAAAAAGAATGGGAATGTAGCCTTTTACCAATCTATGGACGAAGCGTACAAAGTTAAGGTAAACATGCTGAAAATCGCTGGAAATGAAGTGTTCAAGACGGAGAAATACAAACGTTACGGAGAGGCGAGCACCGCAGCGGATCCAACTCTCATCTCCTATTTCTGGAGAGAAAATGACGTTTGTTTCAAAGTCACGTTTACGGACGGAGTGTCCAATGAGGAAGAGATTGTTTCCTACCTGATGAGCCAAAAAGCGGTAGACTTTCAGAACTTGAAGTAG
- a CDS encoding BlaI/MecI/CopY family transcriptional regulator produces the protein MPNIPKISEAEWEIMKIIWKNNPINAENIALLLPDEIEWTDQTVRTFINRLLKKKVIGFEKSGRGYKYFPLISEKECIRAESQSFLKRVFSGAADMMMTNFLEDVKLSQKDIEHLQKILNEKQRDMGSRGDDR, from the coding sequence ATGCCCAATATCCCAAAAATTTCGGAAGCAGAGTGGGAAATCATGAAGATCATTTGGAAGAACAATCCTATAAACGCTGAAAATATCGCACTCCTCTTGCCTGATGAAATCGAGTGGACCGATCAAACCGTTCGTACCTTCATCAACAGACTTTTGAAGAAAAAGGTGATCGGTTTTGAAAAATCGGGAAGGGGCTATAAGTATTTTCCATTGATTTCCGAAAAAGAATGCATCCGGGCAGAGAGCCAGTCGTTTTTGAAAAGAGTCTTTAGCGGGGCGGCAGACATGATGATGACCAATTTTTTAGAAGACGTCAAATTGTCCCAGAAGGACATCGAGCATCTTCAAAAGATTCTGAATGAAAAACAGAGAGACATGGGCAGCAGAGGCGATGACAGATGA
- a CDS encoding DegT/DnrJ/EryC1/StrS family aminotransferase produces MSAKQRIFLSPPHMGEDERELVADAFASNWIAPLGEHVDAFEREIAQYVGVKAALAVSSGTAAIHLGLRLADVAPGDTVFCSSLTFVASANPILYQGATPVFIDSEAGSWNMSPLALERALREAAAADKLPKAVVIVNLYGQSADMGPLMALCEQYGVRVVEDAAESLGAVYKGRMSGAFGHVGTFSFNGNKIMTTSGGGMLVSDDVEAIEKARFWSTQAKEPAKHYQHEEMGYNYRLSNVLAAIGRGQLHVLEERIEARRGIFNRYEQALGQLPGISFMPEPTTGRSTRWLTVMTLNPADTTLSAAQLIDELGKENIEARPVWKPMHLQPLFAQCQYYPHQPDESISDRLFAQGVCLPSGSSLTAEQQERVIGVITSSLLNQEQGVRHV; encoded by the coding sequence ATGAGTGCGAAGCAGCGGATATTTTTATCACCGCCACATATGGGGGAGGATGAGCGGGAGTTGGTGGCAGACGCCTTTGCCTCCAATTGGATTGCACCATTGGGGGAACACGTCGATGCCTTTGAGCGAGAGATTGCCCAGTATGTGGGCGTAAAAGCTGCACTGGCTGTGTCCTCTGGTACGGCTGCTATCCATCTCGGGCTTCGGCTAGCGGATGTCGCTCCGGGTGACACGGTGTTTTGCTCCAGTCTCACCTTCGTCGCCAGTGCCAATCCGATTTTGTACCAGGGAGCGACTCCTGTATTCATTGATTCCGAGGCCGGGTCTTGGAATATGTCTCCGTTGGCATTAGAGCGTGCCCTGCGGGAAGCGGCAGCAGCGGACAAGTTGCCCAAGGCGGTCGTCATCGTCAATTTATATGGACAGAGCGCCGATATGGGACCGTTGATGGCGCTTTGTGAGCAGTATGGGGTTCGCGTGGTGGAAGATGCAGCCGAATCGTTGGGGGCTGTATACAAAGGGAGAATGAGCGGCGCCTTTGGTCATGTTGGGACCTTTTCATTTAATGGCAATAAAATCATGACGACTTCAGGTGGGGGAATGCTCGTCTCCGATGATGTTGAGGCAATCGAAAAGGCGCGCTTCTGGTCGACGCAGGCGAAGGAGCCAGCCAAGCATTACCAGCATGAAGAGATGGGCTACAATTATCGGTTGAGCAACGTGCTGGCTGCAATTGGCCGGGGCCAACTGCACGTTTTGGAGGAGCGAATCGAGGCAAGGCGAGGGATTTTCAATCGTTATGAACAAGCCCTCGGACAATTGCCTGGTATTTCGTTCATGCCCGAGCCGACGACAGGGCGATCCACACGATGGCTGACGGTGATGACACTGAATCCAGCGGATACAACCCTCTCAGCTGCACAACTGATCGATGAACTGGGCAAAGAAAATATCGAAGCCCGTCCCGTGTGGAAGCCGATGCATCTTCAACCGTTGTTCGCACAGTGCCAATACTATCCACACCAACCAGATGAGAGTATTTCAGATCGGCTATTTGCCCAAGGTGTTTGCTTGCCGTCTGGTTCCAGCTTAACCGCCGAACAGCAGGAGCGAGTCATCGGTGTGATCACGAGTAGCCTCCTGAATCAGGAACAGGGGGTGCGCCATGTATAG
- a CDS encoding GNAT family N-acetyltransferase translates to MSLIVLSEQDDWTEYLRRFLKLDVSYTKEFVQLYAKMEQGTPEAVFFKSGENEVFYPYLVRRLDGWIPGYADLVSIGYGGPFVVGGQTAARLFQEQFHVYCRYKNYLTETVRFHPLLGNAELFADQMQLDLVRMVTAVDLRPTLAFIRAHYTQNVGRNMRKAAANDVRVTLGGIDRLHSFIQLHRETMDRNHAAAHYYYAPEFFGGLMKKTALCKPRLLLAMHEDRPVAGVLLLSGKQFAHYQLGASHTEDMALGVNHLLFDAMIQQAKQDGAQLLLLGGGNLDGDGLFRFKSSFANGNHFPYWMGKKVHDEEVYLALCQKLQVDQAGEQDFFPAYRNGGTS, encoded by the coding sequence GTGAGCCTGATCGTACTGTCGGAACAGGATGATTGGACCGAATATTTGCGACGATTTTTAAAGTTAGACGTGTCCTACACGAAAGAATTTGTGCAGCTATACGCCAAAATGGAGCAGGGCACGCCAGAAGCTGTTTTTTTCAAGAGTGGGGAGAACGAGGTTTTCTATCCCTATTTGGTCAGACGTCTGGATGGGTGGATTCCCGGCTATGCTGATTTGGTTTCGATTGGATACGGAGGGCCATTTGTCGTGGGAGGACAGACGGCTGCCCGATTGTTCCAGGAGCAATTCCACGTCTACTGTCGGTACAAAAACTATCTGACAGAAACGGTTCGCTTTCATCCGTTGCTGGGGAATGCGGAGCTGTTCGCGGATCAAATGCAACTGGATCTGGTGAGGATGGTAACGGCGGTCGATTTACGCCCCACCCTTGCCTTCATCCGCGCCCACTATACACAAAACGTAGGAAGAAATATGAGGAAGGCCGCGGCAAACGACGTCCGGGTTACATTGGGCGGAATCGATCGGTTGCATTCTTTTATCCAGCTGCATCGGGAGACGATGGACCGTAACCATGCCGCGGCGCACTATTACTATGCTCCTGAATTTTTTGGGGGACTCATGAAAAAAACAGCGCTGTGCAAGCCGCGGCTTCTGCTCGCCATGCATGAGGATCGCCCGGTGGCGGGAGTGCTTTTGCTCAGTGGAAAACAATTCGCCCATTATCAGCTAGGGGCATCCCATACGGAAGACATGGCGCTTGGCGTCAACCACCTCCTCTTCGACGCCATGATCCAGCAGGCAAAGCAGGATGGAGCACAGCTACTTCTCCTTGGAGGAGGAAATCTGGATGGAGATGGCTTGTTCCGTTTCAAGTCCTCGTTTGCAAACGGCAATCATTTTCCTTACTGGATGGGCAAAAAAGTTCACGATGAGGAAGTGTATCTGGCTTTGTGCCAAAAACTACAGGTCGATCAGGCTGGCGAGCAAGATTTTTTTCCTGCCTATCGCAATGGGGGGACGTCGTAA
- a CDS encoding RNA polymerase sigma factor, with product MGADQDKASFLRVKPFLADIQKHCLSLTKNDWDAEDLLQETLTKVYRSLQKAPDRELTKAFLRQIATNAWIDHCRKGKANEHPALFDEAIYLHQSSVSDAFVQREVFEQLADRLNARQMVLILMMDIFSFTAQETATLLHTTVGAVKEGVKRARQRLFVLAEQSRQDESPSNKKKIDKAGHRDSSGFVSKEGFEQFLAAFRAGDAYAICQTYLRLADQGMSVEKVSVAGDRLFFAVRDPDGHLLHFFQKW from the coding sequence ATGGGGGCTGATCAGGATAAGGCTTCCTTTTTGCGCGTAAAACCTTTTCTAGCGGATATCCAAAAGCATTGCTTGTCCCTCACGAAAAACGACTGGGATGCGGAGGATCTCCTGCAAGAAACATTGACGAAGGTATATCGTTCCTTGCAGAAGGCCCCAGACAGAGAACTAACCAAGGCATTTTTGAGGCAAATTGCTACGAATGCTTGGATCGATCATTGCAGGAAGGGAAAGGCGAATGAGCATCCCGCCCTGTTTGATGAAGCGATCTATCTGCACCAGTCCAGCGTATCCGATGCGTTTGTGCAAAGAGAGGTGTTCGAGCAACTGGCTGATCGTCTAAATGCCAGACAGATGGTGCTGATTCTCATGATGGACATTTTTTCGTTTACGGCGCAGGAAACAGCCACATTACTGCATACGACCGTAGGGGCAGTGAAGGAAGGGGTGAAGAGGGCACGCCAGCGCTTGTTCGTGTTAGCAGAGCAATCCAGACAGGATGAAAGCCCGTCCAACAAAAAGAAAATTGACAAAGCTGGACATCGTGATTCGTCCGGATTTGTATCAAAAGAAGGGTTTGAGCAATTTTTGGCTGCCTTTCGTGCGGGAGATGCCTATGCGATTTGTCAAACGTACCTGCGTCTCGCCGATCAGGGCATGAGCGTGGAAAAGGTTTCGGTAGCAGGCGATCGCCTTTTCTTTGCTGTTCGTGACCCGGATGGACATTTGCTGCATTTTTTTCAGAAGTGGTAG
- a CDS encoding ArgE/DapE family deacylase, protein MNVTINRDELISLVQNLIRIDSVNPYLDEDGPGEKEMAAFIRDRLQTAGLEVHVTPINDTAVNVVGILRGTGGGKSLMLNGHMDTVSAKRMEIPPFEPTLADNKIFGRGSQDMKGSLGAMIAAVEAIAQVKVPLAGDVILTFVADEEYKSIGTEELVKAYKADAAICCEPSDLAIGVVHRGFAWVKCEVLGKAAHGSRPAEGIDAIVRAGRVLQELERLSDRLAQGPVHPILGAASVHASIIQGGTELSTYPDYCRIDWERRTLPGETEADVANEIEALLQKLRAEDETFQASAELSFLREPFEFGLDEPLYLALQAACKSVMGKIPEVCGFSGWTDAALLQEAGIPTVLFGPVGAGLHAAVEYVEVDSLVDMSAILVETICDFCQ, encoded by the coding sequence ATGAACGTGACGATCAATCGAGACGAACTGATTTCATTGGTGCAGAACTTAATCCGTATCGACTCCGTAAATCCATACCTCGATGAGGATGGGCCGGGCGAAAAAGAGATGGCTGCTTTTATTCGAGATCGTTTACAGACGGCAGGACTGGAGGTTCACGTCACGCCGATTAACGACACAGCGGTCAATGTCGTCGGGATTTTACGCGGAACAGGCGGTGGAAAATCCTTGATGCTCAACGGACATATGGACACCGTAAGTGCCAAGCGCATGGAGATTCCGCCGTTTGAGCCTACCCTTGCAGACAACAAAATTTTCGGCAGAGGCAGTCAGGACATGAAGGGAAGTCTGGGGGCCATGATCGCCGCAGTAGAGGCGATCGCACAAGTAAAGGTTCCGTTGGCAGGAGATGTCATTTTGACTTTTGTCGCTGACGAGGAATATAAAAGCATCGGCACGGAGGAGCTGGTAAAAGCGTACAAAGCAGATGCGGCGATATGCTGTGAGCCTTCCGATCTGGCGATTGGTGTCGTACACAGAGGTTTTGCTTGGGTCAAGTGCGAGGTGCTGGGCAAGGCAGCTCACGGAAGTCGTCCAGCAGAAGGGATTGATGCAATCGTTCGGGCGGGCAGGGTCCTGCAAGAGCTGGAGCGTCTTTCAGACAGGTTGGCTCAAGGGCCAGTTCATCCGATACTCGGTGCGGCATCTGTTCATGCTTCAATCATTCAGGGTGGAACGGAGCTGTCGACCTACCCAGACTATTGCCGCATCGATTGGGAGAGAAGGACGCTGCCAGGCGAGACAGAGGCAGACGTGGCCAATGAAATCGAAGCATTACTACAGAAGCTGCGCGCTGAAGATGAGACGTTTCAAGCAAGCGCTGAGCTGTCATTTTTGCGAGAGCCATTTGAGTTCGGGCTGGATGAACCCCTTTATTTAGCTCTTCAGGCAGCGTGTAAGAGCGTGATGGGAAAAATACCCGAAGTATGCGGATTCTCGGGATGGACGGATGCAGCTTTGTTGCAGGAAGCGGGAATCCCCACTGTCTTGTTTGGACCAGTGGGAGCCGGTTTGCATGCCGCAGTCGAATATGTAGAGGTGGATAGCTTGGTAGACATGAGTGCCATCTTGGTGGAGACGATTTGCGATTTTTGCCAGTAA
- a CDS encoding VOC family protein: MSIHVRNFAVVQLPVKNLEVSIKWYRDVLGIPFTFEFSPGDNEAWLNVGGVGLGLIRCPEVPRLDFTNMAGQAQPIISLQVDQIHEVYEELKSKGIEVSEMTYKRGGGYSFRFRDPDGHLNHLWGGWPSAEDEERNA; this comes from the coding sequence ATGAGTATCCATGTGCGTAATTTTGCGGTTGTACAGCTGCCCGTCAAAAACTTGGAGGTATCGATAAAGTGGTATCGCGATGTGCTCGGCATTCCGTTTACCTTCGAATTTTCACCTGGAGACAATGAAGCGTGGTTGAACGTAGGCGGAGTAGGTCTCGGGCTCATTCGTTGTCCGGAAGTTCCTCGTTTGGACTTTACCAATATGGCAGGACAAGCCCAGCCGATCATCTCCTTGCAGGTAGACCAAATCCATGAGGTCTATGAGGAGCTGAAAAGTAAAGGAATCGAAGTAAGTGAAATGACGTACAAGCGAGGCGGAGGCTACAGCTTTCGATTTCGTGATCCAGATGGGCACTTGAACCACCTATGGGGTGGCTGGCCTTCTGCTGAGGATGAAGAGAGAAACGCATAG
- a CDS encoding putative RNA methyltransferase, which produces MSTAISQHVGIFRCPICQAAMRNVPATSLVCNNHHCFDLSKHGYVHLATRTYKTKYDKQLFAARRAIMEQGFFDPLYDVLSEVILQTTEPEENRTYVLDAGCGEGYHLTQVRQRVMQASQVPIIGVGVDLAKEGVMLAAKNDSEIVWCVGDLTNAPFVDRQFPYILNLLSPSNSDEFHRLLADEGRMIKVIPEANYLRELREVLYQETPKTQYENHRTIDHFKTSFQLIGKERVQYQFRLDEEGLASLLQMTPLAWGATPEQLERVSNLAGMDMTIDLVVLIGRK; this is translated from the coding sequence ATGTCTACAGCTATCTCCCAACATGTGGGGATTTTTCGTTGTCCAATTTGCCAGGCAGCTATGCGTAACGTACCTGCGACCAGCTTGGTATGCAACAATCATCATTGCTTTGATTTATCCAAGCACGGCTACGTTCATTTGGCTACGCGAACCTACAAAACAAAGTATGACAAGCAATTGTTTGCAGCAAGAAGGGCGATCATGGAGCAAGGTTTTTTTGATCCATTGTATGACGTGTTGAGCGAAGTCATCCTGCAAACGACAGAACCTGAGGAAAACCGGACGTACGTGCTGGATGCAGGATGCGGCGAAGGCTATCATTTGACGCAGGTTCGGCAGAGAGTGATGCAAGCAAGCCAAGTCCCCATTATTGGAGTGGGTGTCGATCTCGCTAAAGAGGGAGTTATGCTTGCGGCGAAGAATGATTCAGAAATAGTTTGGTGCGTCGGTGATTTGACGAATGCACCGTTTGTGGATAGACAGTTTCCTTACATTCTCAATCTGTTATCTCCATCCAATTCGGATGAGTTTCATAGACTTCTGGCTGATGAAGGACGAATGATCAAAGTCATACCAGAGGCGAACTACTTGCGAGAGCTACGGGAAGTCTTGTATCAAGAGACACCCAAAACACAATATGAAAATCATCGTACGATCGACCACTTCAAAACCAGCTTTCAACTAATCGGTAAGGAACGGGTTCAGTATCAGTTCCGACTGGATGAAGAGGGTCTAGCTTCCCTGCTTCAGATGACGCCGTTGGCATGGGGGGCGACACCTGAGCAGTTGGAACGGGTGTCAAACTTGGCTGGAATGGATATGACGATAGACTTGGTTGTGTTGATTGGCAGGAAATAA
- the dpaL gene encoding diaminopropionate ammonia-lyase, translating to MDKGNQPPIYVVKNKRKNNESARIPAYLTPIESRFAKAFHQSLANYEPTPLVTLPALARELGVGQVLVKDESKRFGLNAFKVLGASYAMARFLCEKLGISTEEMTFEALCSQEVRERIGEVTFVTATDGNHGRAVAWAAKELGQHAVVYLPKGSAQQRVDAIREAGAQAHVINGNYDEAVRLSEQMAKERGWQVIQDTAWEGYTTIPTWIMQGYTTMAAEAMEQLSATMDAKQPTHLFLQAGVGSMAAAVLGYFVAAQANKNLTTVIVEPHSANCMVLSAEENDGQPHAATGELGTIMAGLACGEPNPLAWEILQEHADFFVSCADYVAANGMRILAAPTGGDPSIVSGESGAVGVGLLAALMSKPMYHQQREQLGLHENSVVLCFSTEGDTDQDIYKRIIWEGACREEGEMTK from the coding sequence ATGGATAAAGGTAATCAACCACCAATCTACGTCGTAAAAAACAAGAGAAAAAATAACGAGAGTGCTCGCATTCCTGCTTATTTGACCCCAATAGAATCCCGTTTTGCCAAAGCCTTTCATCAATCTCTCGCAAACTACGAGCCGACTCCTCTCGTTACATTGCCTGCGTTAGCACGTGAGCTGGGAGTAGGACAAGTACTTGTAAAAGATGAGTCCAAACGCTTCGGCCTCAATGCCTTCAAAGTTCTGGGTGCTTCTTACGCGATGGCGCGTTTCTTGTGCGAGAAGTTGGGCATATCGACAGAAGAGATGACCTTCGAGGCACTGTGCTCCCAAGAAGTGAGAGAGCGAATCGGAGAAGTCACTTTCGTCACGGCGACAGATGGCAATCACGGAAGGGCCGTTGCCTGGGCTGCTAAGGAGCTCGGACAGCATGCCGTTGTATACTTGCCCAAAGGCTCCGCCCAACAACGGGTAGATGCGATCCGCGAGGCCGGCGCACAAGCTCACGTCATCAATGGAAACTACGATGAAGCAGTGCGTCTCTCAGAACAAATGGCCAAGGAACGTGGTTGGCAAGTGATTCAAGATACGGCATGGGAAGGCTACACGACCATTCCCACATGGATCATGCAGGGCTATACGACGATGGCAGCAGAGGCGATGGAACAACTCTCAGCCACCATGGACGCCAAACAGCCGACGCATCTATTCTTGCAGGCAGGTGTCGGTTCCATGGCTGCCGCAGTCTTGGGATATTTCGTAGCGGCGCAAGCAAACAAAAACCTAACAACCGTGATCGTCGAGCCGCATAGCGCCAATTGCATGGTCCTCTCAGCAGAAGAGAACGACGGACAACCACATGCTGCTACAGGAGAGCTAGGAACCATCATGGCAGGACTGGCATGTGGCGAGCCGAATCCGCTGGCATGGGAAATCTTGCAGGAACATGCAGACTTCTTCGTCAGTTGTGCCGATTACGTGGCGGCAAACGGCATGCGTATACTTGCAGCACCGACAGGAGGCGACCCTTCTATTGTGAGCGGGGAAAGTGGAGCAGTCGGCGTAGGGCTACTCGCTGCCTTGATGAGCAAACCAATGTATCATCAACAGCGTGAGCAGCTTGGCTTACATGAAAATTCCGTTGTTCTGTGCTTTAGTACGGAAGGGGACACGGATCAGGATATATACAAACGCATCATCTGGGAAGGCGCATGCCGGGAAGAGGGGGAAATGACAAAATGA
- a CDS encoding ATP-grasp domain-containing protein, whose translation MNVLVTSVGRRVKLLHYFVREWGDTGRIIAVDCDPTAPALYAAHHHEQVPRIDDPGYLDALLHMCQRYEIKAILSLIDPELTLLAAHADRFYMQGIEVIVSSRDVIQMCLDKRATYDFLSAHQIPAIPTFTKMDEVQAALFAGQITYPLIVKPRYGSASLGITRVENDQEWSVLMGKMEDVVIQPFLQAEEYGVDGYVDLISGELVTLFTRKKLRMRAGETDRSLAVKDPRLLSLAKELIRVLEPRGPIDIDCFLVGDQYVVSEINPRFGGGYPHAHESGVNIVRALLQNIKGLVNVPKVGEYKEGSILMKYDEVMLLE comes from the coding sequence ATGAACGTACTTGTGACCAGTGTAGGCAGACGAGTTAAGCTGCTCCACTATTTTGTACGCGAATGGGGGGACACTGGCAGAATCATAGCAGTAGACTGCGATCCGACGGCCCCGGCCTTGTACGCTGCTCATCATCACGAGCAGGTGCCGCGTATCGATGATCCTGGTTATCTCGATGCCCTTCTGCACATGTGCCAACGATACGAGATCAAGGCAATCCTCTCTTTAATAGACCCTGAGCTGACGTTGTTGGCAGCGCATGCTGATCGTTTCTACATGCAGGGCATCGAGGTGATCGTGTCCAGCCGGGATGTAATCCAGATGTGCTTGGATAAGAGGGCAACGTATGATTTTTTGTCCGCGCATCAGATTCCCGCCATTCCCACCTTTACCAAAATGGACGAGGTACAAGCAGCGCTTTTTGCAGGGCAGATTACGTATCCATTGATCGTCAAGCCGCGGTATGGAAGTGCCAGTTTGGGCATCACACGTGTGGAGAATGACCAAGAATGGTCCGTGCTCATGGGAAAAATGGAGGATGTCGTCATTCAACCGTTCCTACAGGCAGAGGAGTACGGAGTGGATGGTTATGTGGATCTGATCTCGGGGGAGCTGGTGACACTTTTCACCCGCAAAAAGCTGCGAATGCGGGCAGGGGAGACGGATCGCTCCCTCGCGGTAAAAGATCCGCGTCTGCTATCACTTGCGAAGGAACTCATCCGTGTCCTAGAGCCGCGTGGACCCATTGACATCGATTGTTTTTTGGTCGGAGATCAGTACGTTGTGTCGGAGATCAATCCCCGTTTTGGCGGCGGGTATCCGCATGCTCACGAAAGCGGAGTGAACATCGTTCGTGCGCTTCTCCAAAACATAAAGGGTTTGGTGAATGTGCCAAAAGTGGGGGAGTACAAGGAAGGAAGCATCCTGATGAAATACGATGAGGTCATGCTGTTGGAGTGA